A single region of the Longimicrobium sp. genome encodes:
- a CDS encoding GNAT family N-acetyltransferase, translated as MLQNSIIEKMEGPPPARFDCGRSDQNAFFHGYSWSDQQASLSTTYLIWRSGILAGFVTVSMSVVALDPRERDPVIRFRDVSALKLLQLGVDRAFQGSGLGRYAVRWALGLGQIVGEKVACRYVTLDAQPDLVLWYERQGFVPNKLAQKRRIADALQHGRDPERIAVSMRFDLRDIE; from the coding sequence ATGCTGCAGAATTCCATCATCGAGAAGATGGAAGGTCCGCCGCCGGCGCGTTTCGACTGCGGGCGGTCCGACCAGAACGCATTTTTCCACGGATATTCGTGGTCGGACCAGCAGGCGAGCCTCTCGACGACCTACCTCATCTGGCGGAGCGGCATTCTCGCGGGATTTGTCACCGTCAGCATGAGTGTTGTTGCGCTCGATCCCCGGGAGCGTGATCCGGTGATCCGTTTTCGTGACGTGAGTGCGCTCAAACTCCTCCAACTCGGGGTCGATCGCGCATTCCAGGGGAGCGGTCTCGGACGGTACGCCGTACGGTGGGCTCTCGGATTGGGCCAGATCGTTGGGGAGAAGGTCGCCTGCCGTTACGTGACACTCGACGCGCAGCCGGATCTCGTGCTGTGGTACGAGCGCCAGGGGTTCGTCCCCAACAAGCTGGCCCAGAAGCGGCGCATCGCCGACGCGCTGCAGCATGGGCGCGACCCTGAGCGCATTGCCGTGAGCATGCGCTTCGATCTTCGCGACATCGAATAA